AATCTCATCAGTGATACATAGTCTGCATTACGAAATGAGTTGAATAAGTTGAATGTGTCGAAGAAGGAGACCTGATATCATCTGGAATGTTCTCAGTGTCACAGAGATTTATATGATGGATCCTTAAACTGGAATCTGTTCTGGTAGATAAGCATCGAACAAAACAACGAGAAAACAAAGTACATGTGAGTTGTAGGAGGAGAAATAACCAGTGGTGGGCATGTGACGCGCCGAGTGGAAAACCGTGTCTCCGCTCATTGTTATAGAGAGAGTAAGCTTGGTGTGCATTCatgtaaataaaactaaaacaaaataatgaataCAGATTTGTTCCTATTGAGCCATCACtcatttcaagattcaagattccttTATTTTCTCAATATACAGGTATAAGGCTCCTCGCTTGACATAGCAGCATAATAGCaataaaaatgaacagtaaaaaGATATTAAAAGGTAAGAATACAATGAAATTAtggctgtcagttgattaaaatatttaatcgcgattaattgcatgatagtccatgattaattaatcatttccagaaaccctcacaggtactgcatttagcataaaaaaaatatgctcaaatcataacatggcaaactgcagcccaataggcaacaacagctgtcagtgtgtcagtgtgctgacttgactatgacttgccccaaactgcatttgattatcataaaggggagactcgtgggtacccatagaacccgttttcattcacatatcttgaggtcagaggtcaagggacacctttgaaaaaggtcatgccagtttttcctcgccaaaatgttgcgtaaatttggagcttTATAtcacctccttcatgacaagctagtatgagatggttggtaccagtggattcctgaAGTTtcacaacctccgaaagatcatttgctttaatgcgttaaagaaattagtcgcgttaaaactaatttgtgttaatgcattactatctcgttaactttgacagccctaaataaaaaacaatataatacaataatataaataatgtgcatatgatatataataaatacagtgcaCATAGTGTACAAATAAGTGTGTCAGTTGCTGTGTGTGTAAAGGAGCAAATATGTATGCCGTGTATACAATTTTGGGTcaaagtgatttttattttcactgaCTGATATCACACCTCCTCTTGTCTTCTGGCagtggtggacaaaataatagagaCCTGAAGGAAGGGAGTGAATGATACGAGTGCTTTTTAACCACTCATTCTTGTACACATCGTTAAAGAGCACTTTACCCCCAGCTTCTCCAGTGGAGAGACAGTGATTAGCAGCAGTTTAAAACTGGCTCTGGCTCTATTCCCAGCTGTGTCTACTGCGCCAAGTATACACCTAATTAAATTTTACGACCAAGGTGATGATAGGTAATGTGGGCCTGAATGGCAGGTGTGTTCACCTGGGTTCAGTTTAACTGACgcccaaaaaaacaaatttccACCATGCCATACTGCAGTGATTAATTTCCTTCCATGGTACCTGTTCTAGGAATGTTGCCAGCTCGTCCTGGCTGAAGGGAGAAAGGTTACAATAAGGAGTGGTTTACCTGCAAAGGTGTGTCCATCCCTTGTGTGTGAGTGGAGAATTGGAGCACACCCCCTCCAAAGCTCCATATATATAGGTATACATGCCAGCAGAGAAGCAGCTGGAAGTCACAACAGAGCAGGGCCCCTGGCCGAGGAGTGATCACAGCATCATCAGCACAGAGTTGTCAACATGGGGAACTGTCTTGAGTTTTTCAAGAATTTTTTTTGCCGGCAAAAGAACACCAATGTTCGCATTAGTCTGCCTGCTGTCTGCTTCGTCTGGCAGATTGCTATGATTATACTGTTTGGAGTTTTCATCCGGTATGATGAGGAATCAGATGTAAGGAAATGGTTAGAGTTCAAAATTAGTCACAACATCACCAGCgacattgaaaatgacttcTACTTCAGATATCCCAGTAAGTACAAACAAGAAATTTACTTGCAATAAAAGTTGCATATTTAAATGCATGTGTTGTTACGATGATCCTGTGTCAGTGATGTTGGCCATGGACCAACATTTGTTAAAATATGAATCTAAAATTAAACATATTTCTCAAAGCTGCAACAGTTTAGAACCAGATTGTTGTCATTTTACCCCAACTTCCCTCTCCTGTTTCTGTCTTTGGTTTGTGTTTACGCCTAGACATTGCCACATCACAAGAATGATACTGCATTGAATTGACAGAGGTCATAAAAACAACAAGGATTATTATACGGAGGCTGTTTTTCCAACGAGAATCTAGAGTGATGAGAGGCTCTCTCTTATCCTTGTTtgtaacatcaaaatataagcACTGCACAATGCAAAATATCACTTTCTGGGCTTACTTGTGACACAATCTGGCAGCAATTGTATTCCCCTGTAACCTTGTCATAAAGTTGTCCATGCAATGGATTGCAATGATATCTTAAAGCCAGTAATCACtttaaacaaattaaacatGCAAGCATAAATTACAACAAAACTTTAATTACCGTAAGTTGATTAATGGGAAGTAGAAAATGAAACTCTAGAGAGAAAGAGGTTTTAGTCAAAGCCTGATTATgtgctgttttatttaattatccTCTTAAAAAAACTCATTACAAACCATTACACTAATGTCTCCAGGTTTCCAGGACGTCCACGTCATGATCTTTGTTGGATTTGGTTTCCTCATGACCTTCCTGAAACGCTACAGCTTCGGTGCTGTTGGCTTCAACTTCCTGATTGCCGCCTTTGGTTTGCAGTGGGCTCTTCTCATGCAAGGCTGGTTCCATTCGCTCGACCCCGAAACCGGAAAAATCTCTATCGGAGTAGAGAGGTAAGTCTTCATTCCTTCATTCATTGATCATTTAGTAAACTGCAGGTGCGTTATGTAACtcaaaaatgaaaacacattctCTAACCTGACATGATTGACTATCTTCCTCTGAAGAGGTTCTTTTGTTACAGCTGTCATGACGTGTAATCTTTGATCTTTTGTCTGGTACTGCCTCGTGGCATCCTTGAGGCAAATGAGTAATTTTTGTCATAGCTTGTCAAGTGGGAGTTGTAAAATGCAGATTTGCTTGTTTGGTCGTTAAAGTTTCCAACTTCTGACTCCCACTCCCCCACAGTCTgatcaacgctgacttctgcTGTGCCAGCTCTCTGATTGCCTTCGGTGCCCTCCTGGGAAAAACCAGCCCTGTCCAGATGTTGGTCGTCACCTTATTTGGCGTCACGCTGTTTGCTGTGGAGGAATACATCATCCTCACCCTCCTTCATGTAAGTCTCACCGGACACAATCATCCCACATGAAACAAAATTATTGTCCAAGGAGTGAGAACTTTCCATCAATTTCTCTTTTGTGTTGCTTATTCCCACAGTGCAGAGACGCTGGTGGCTCCATGGTCATTCACGCCTTCGGAGGGTACTATGGTTTGGCCATCTCCTGGGTCCTCTACCGACCAAACCTACACCAAAGTAAACGCCTCAATGGATCTGTCTACCATTCTGATCTGTTTGCCATGATTGGTGAGTCAACACTTTTAAACCTCACATGTCAGTGTTTTCTTTAGGACACAGCTCATTTGGCATATCTAATATTTTACATGTTTACTTGATTGTAAAAGTGTGAATCTAACTGTGCTGTGTTTGACTTACTCTAACCTCACAGGAACACTGTTCCTGTGGATGTACTGGCCCAGTTTCAACTCGGCCATCACGGACCACGGCAGCGGACAGCACAGAACAGCCATCAACACTTACATTGCCCTCGCTTCCTCTGTTCTCACCACGGTGGCCATCTCCAGCATGCATGACAAGAGAGGAAAACTGGACATGGTAATGCCACTGGAAATTCACTATTAGTCATCTATGTATTTCTGAATTTCTCATGACTAACACACTCTTTTACCTGACAGGTGCATATCCAGAATGCCACGCTGGCAGGTGGTGTTGCCATGGGAACAGCAGCAGAGTTCATGATCACTCCTTACGGTGCACTAATCGTGGGTTTCGGCACTGGCATCATCTCCACCTTTGGCTACGTGTTTGTCACGGTGAGCCTGCAGTCTTTCACCTCCTAACTTTTGATCTGACAGAACTTTTGAAGTCTGTATGGTGGCTCTTATCACTGCAGACGGAAAGTTAAAACAAGAGGAAAAAGTGGCATAGAAAAACTATGAAGGAAGCAGCACTGAAGGggaagtaaaacaaaaacagttgtgGTTTGTTTTCAAGGAAGATTATAGGATTATAAGAAGTGATGACTCATTCTAAGAGCAGGCACTGGGTTAGTTTCAAAATGACATGTAAGATGGAAGATGTTGCAAGTTGTCGTGACACAAGTTAGTATTAATGACTGAACCTCATGCCAACCATTGTTTCATTAGAGGATATGTGTCTCTGGTTTCAAATGCCATGACATGACAtaacctaaaataaaaaaatgttttattaattaaagtaattacatacaaaatacataaatagtaCAATTAGGGCGAACTGCACTGGGCTTGAACTGAATGGACTCATGACCTCAGCATTTTCTAAATCATGCATGATGGCCCTGATTATACATCAGTTATTAATGTATGACTGTTTTCTCATTCTTAGCCCTTCTTGGAGAAATACCTCAAGCTCCAGGATACATGTGGCGTCCACAACCTGCACGCTGTGCCAGGGATGCTCGGCGGCTTTATAGGCGCCATTGTGGCTGCTGCCGCCACTGAAGAGGTCTATAGCAGACAGGGGTGAGTGACTGACACACCTGAGTTTGCTGACATGAAAGCACATGACCCATTACGTCTAATTATGCAGATTAAGCACTGATTGCTTGGATtaaattcaagttttttttctgcctAGGTTGATCGAGACATTTGACTTTGAAGGCGAATTTGCAGACAGATCTGTGTTAACCCAGGGAGGCTTCCAGGCTGCTGGCACATGTGTGGCTATTGTGTTTGGAGTTGTTGGAGGAGCGGGTGTTGGtgagtttgtaaaatgtgctgtGTATTACTATAAACTAAGACTCAGGGAAACAGCAGTGTGTTTCAATGATTATGTTAAGAGAATCCAGAGGCATGGTGATGTTTACAGTATTTCTAGAGcacttttaaaattaatttcaaaGAAATCCACATGTAGTGTTAAAAGCAAACCAAGCAAAAGTATTAAGGAAAGACTGACAAAATGAGAAGTGATGTCACTTAAAATAGTATCTATCAAtgtcagtgtttctgtgtgttacagtttggaaacatttaattatttgcCAGGATTACGGAGTTACATCTTCTAACCTGATGTCTTGTTGCTTGTTTAGCAACTCAGAAATAGTCAAATGCAACTTTCCTGGGATTTTTTACTGACTAGCCTGAGACTTAAGAGTTAtctgattttattcttgtaaaatatgtttttacttgggaaaaaaatgcattcaaatgtatTAAAACTGAAGTGAGAAGTCTTGCTTaatgctgttttcttttctcttttcaaaGGTCTCATTCTGAGGCTCCCTATCTGGGGCGACCCTGCTGATGACAACTGCATGGATGATGAAGTTTACTGGGAGGTAAGAGTGCTTTTCTACCACTACATGGTGTT
This window of the Sebastes fasciatus isolate fSebFas1 chromosome 2, fSebFas1.pri, whole genome shotgun sequence genome carries:
- the rhcga gene encoding rh family, C glycoprotein a → MGNCLEFFKNFFCRQKNTNVRISLPAVCFVWQIAMIILFGVFIRYDEESDVRKWLEFKISHNITSDIENDFYFRYPSFQDVHVMIFVGFGFLMTFLKRYSFGAVGFNFLIAAFGLQWALLMQGWFHSLDPETGKISIGVESLINADFCCASSLIAFGALLGKTSPVQMLVVTLFGVTLFAVEEYIILTLLHCRDAGGSMVIHAFGGYYGLAISWVLYRPNLHQSKRLNGSVYHSDLFAMIGTLFLWMYWPSFNSAITDHGSGQHRTAINTYIALASSVLTTVAISSMHDKRGKLDMVHIQNATLAGGVAMGTAAEFMITPYGALIVGFGTGIISTFGYVFVTPFLEKYLKLQDTCGVHNLHAVPGMLGGFIGAIVAAAATEEVYSRQGLIETFDFEGEFADRSVLTQGGFQAAGTCVAIVFGVVGGAGVGLILRLPIWGDPADDNCMDDEVYWEVPEDEETIPPVLEYNNHMIHKHQDISESNFSVEQS